One part of the Sarcophilus harrisii chromosome 5, mSarHar1.11, whole genome shotgun sequence genome encodes these proteins:
- the KCNA1 gene encoding potassium voltage-gated channel subfamily A member 1, with translation MTVMSGENVEEASAAQGHPQDISYPRPADHDDHDCCERVVINISGLRFETQLKTLAQFPNTLLGNPKKRMRYFDPLRNEYFFDRNRPSFDAILYYYQSGGRLRRPVNVPLDMFSEEIKFYELGEEAMEKFREDEGFIKEEERPLPEKEYQRQVWLLFEYPESSGPARVIAIVSVMVILISIVIFCLETLPELKEDREFSTFQPSDNTTLYYKSNIFTDPFFIVETLCIIWFSFELVVRFFACPSKTDFFKNIMNFIDIVAIIPYFITLGTEMAEQEGNQKGEQATSLAILRVIRLVRVFRIFKLSRHSKGLQILGQTLKASMRELGLLIFFLFIGVILFSSAVYFAEAEDAESHFSSIPDAFWWAVVSMTTVGYGDMYPVTIGGKIVGSLCAIAGVLTIALPVPVIVSNFNYFYHRETEGEEQAQLLHVSSPNLASDSDLSRRSSSTISKSEYMEIEEDMNNSIAHYRQANIRTGNCTTANQNCVNKSKLLTDV, from the coding sequence ATGACGGTGATGTCTGGAGAGAACGTGGAGGAGGCTTCGGCTGCCCAGGGTCATCCCCAAGACATCAGCTATCCAAGGCCAGCAGACCATGACGACCATGACTGCTGTGAAAGGGTGGTGATCAACATCTCTGGGCTGCGTTTTGAGACACAACTTAAGACCCTGGCACAGTTCCCCAACACATTGTTGGGGAATCCCAAGAAACGCATGCGATACTTCGACCCCCTgagaaatgagtatttttttgATCGCAACCGACCCAGCTTTGATGCCATCCTCTATTATTACCAGTCTGGAGGGCGTCTGCGTAGACCTGTCAATGTGCCCCTGGACATGTTCTCTGAGGAGATCAAGTTTTATGAGTTGGGTGAGGAAGCCATGGAGAAGTTCCGAGAGGATGAGGGTTTCATCAAGGAGGAAGAGCGTCCTTTGCCAGAGAAGGAGTACCAGCGTCAGGTGTGGCTCCTCTTTGAGTACCCTGAGAGCTCCGGGCCTGCTCGGGTCATTGCTATTGTTTCAGTCATGGTAATCCTCATCTCAATAGTTATTTTCTGCTTGGAGACCCTGCCTGAGCTAAAAGAAGATAGGGAATTCAGCACCTTTCAACCAAGTGACAACACAACACTCTACTACAAATCCAACATTTTTACAGATCCCTTCTTCATCGTGGAAACATTATGCATCATCTGGTTTTCCTTTGAGCTGGTGGTACGCTTCTTTGCCTGTCCCAGCAAAACAGATTTCTTCAAGAATATCATGAACTTCATTGACATCGTGGCCATCATCCCCTACTTCATCACTCTGGGCACTGAAATGGCAGAGCAGGAAGGCAACCAGAAGGGTGAGCAGGCCACTTCACTGGCCATCCTAAGAGTCATCCGATTGGTAAGGGTTTTTAGAATCTTCAAACTGTCCCGCCATTCCAAGGGTCTCCAGATCCTAGGTCAGACTCTCAAGGCTAGCATGAGAGAGCTAGGTTtgctcatctttttccttttcattggggTTATCTTGTTTTCTAGTGCTGTATACTTTGCAGAGGCAGAAGACGCTGAGTCTCACTTCTCAAGCATCCCCGACGCTTTCTGGTGGGCTGTGGTGTCCATGACCACTGTAGGATACGGTGACATGTACCCTGTGACAATTGGAGGCAAGATCGTGGGCTCCTTGTGTGCCATCGCTGGTGTGCTGACAATTGCCCTGCCTGTACCTGTCATTGTGTCCAATTTCAACTATTTCTACCACCGAGAAACTGAAGGGGAAGAGCAGGCTCAGTTGCTCCATGTTAGTTCCCCTAACTTAGCCTCTGATAGCGACCTCAGTCGCCGTAGCTCCTCTACCATCAGCAAATCCGAATACATGGAAATTGAAGAGGATATGAATAATAGTATAGCCCATTATAGACAGGCTAATATCAGAACTGGCAACTGCACCACAGCTAACCAAAACTGTGTTAACAAGAGCAAGCTCCTGAcggatgtttaa